One Helianthus annuus cultivar XRQ/B chromosome 7, HanXRQr2.0-SUNRISE, whole genome shotgun sequence genomic region harbors:
- the LOC110886668 gene encoding putative clathrin assembly protein At4g40080: MKDIIGTIKDKVSLSKLALLTKPNTLSLHVAVLRTTSHAPSTPPNPHHLATLLTLGNSSRATASILIHSLMNRLHRTTDSHVALKCLLTIHHIIKRGPFILKDQLSVFTATGGRNNFKLSNFRDGASVATWMLSAWVRWYACYVETTLYTSKNIVGSVGREKQKDLISSFMSFDLIRDFALLVCMIEEICKVPDNLLVENNALLHCIMELLAHDYLSTVNEIFLRVIEFKERVELLSFNDSVELASALDRLTSCKEKLSHLFSTTKPSVDTLWEMVEELNNKIGMVNFKKLGRRDSVSESARFGDRVIRTSDSLKFMSGRLRLNMTGV, encoded by the exons ATGAAGGATATCATAGGCACCATTAAAGACAAAGTctcactatcaaaacttgcactCCTCACAAAACCAAACACTCTTTCCCTCCATGTGGCCGTCCTCCGCACCACCTCCCACGCGCCGTCCACTCCACCAAACCCCCACCACCTCGCCACCCTTCTAACCCTGGGTAATAGCTCACGCGCCACCGCCTCCATCCTCATACACTCCTTAATGAACCGCCTACACCGCACAACCGACTCCCATGTGGCCCTTAAGTGCCTCCTCACCATCCACCATATCATTAAACGTGGCCCCTTTATTCTTAAAGACCAGCTCTCCGTGTTCACGGCCACCGGTGGCCGTAACAACTTTAAACTGTCTAACTTTCGCGATGGCGCTTCCGTGGCTACGTGGATGCTTTCCGCTTGGGTCCGGTGGTACGCTTGTTACGTAGAAACGACACTTTACACGTCCAAAAATATCGTCGGATCCGTCG GTAGAGAAAAACAAAAGGATTTGATCTCATCGTTCATGAGCTTCGACTTGATCCGAGACTTTGCATTGTTGGTGTGTATGATCGAAGAAATCTGCAAAGTCCCGGATAATCTACTAGTTGAAAACAACGCGTTGCTTCATTGTATCATGGAATTGCTAGCACACGATTATTTATCAACAGTGAACGAGATATTTCTCCGAGTCATTGAGTTCAAAGAACGGGTTGAGTTACTGAGTTTCAACGACTCGGTCGAGTTGGCTTCGGCTTTGGACAGATTAACAAGTTGCAAAGAGAAATTGTCACACTTATTTTCCACTACAAAGCCATCGGTTGACACCCTTTGGGAAATGGTTGAAGAGTTAAATAATAAAATTGGGATGGTCAATTTTAAGAAACTCGGAAGAAGGGATAGTGTGAGTGAGTCAGCCCGGTTTGGAGACCGAGTCATAAGAACGAGTGACTCGTTGAAATTTATGTCTGGTAGATTGAGGTTGAACATGACTGGTGTTTGA